The following proteins are encoded in a genomic region of Drosophila bipectinata strain 14024-0381.07 chromosome XL, DbipHiC1v2, whole genome shotgun sequence:
- the rsh gene encoding uncharacterized protein rsh isoform X4 encodes MECSDFMQQLRSFKPQSLGCAVARRKSSTTLIFPLPPQACSDEFCEEYPHNLMPTPGYWIECSRQKITMPTPHTIWDESDSEHEDIRAGSASDAYLERECSDLYEDDEDSEATPSPRKKTTIEEQWDQQGAFELISVEQETYEKYFYGTEHWNYFTSDEDLGPVILSIKQETLNGRDQFRILVRAGSYTVHGLIPASCVFADRYNREEVVRSLGKEVNLNPPLTLGQLPDTPEELLKLDQVFIKSELKVGVIFVKEDQYTEEQILDNNENSPLFDEFLTLLGDRVRLRGFDKYKGGLDTVHDLTGLFSVYTNWRNIEIMFHVSTLLPYEKHDPQKLQRKRHIGNDIVCVVFLEADNTRFSPACIKSHFLHTFILVRVSARIKHKPTRYEVSVVTRDEVGAYKPYLWEQSVFEKGPMFREWLLTKIVNGERASYSAPKFARMQERTRSQMLEDLVMNLSNHAETGQIPKPYRRGSWRPIGHMRPSSPLLDSVRDQFEDYDQLAKDFTRVFLNEEPSCLTNAHLFDVVFLVGQSKQKARFIGVRAILGVRSRVFQEMLYGIQTGFGSPQIPVAEIFARPAPSLVSPQNQKPKSNNYLTVPDSDSIRPKSVPSSPMVKRAFSRLGTITAGWGRSIRNKNTNQLNPDDKKKWISSTDCSNRDSKDKDKDKPGNNQLAVPRLSVCADAQKVDRAKLAQTEFNIIEFDPDTFRVLLNYLHTGTCPLTCVSIPGLLCAAEHYDLPELLQACFHHCKQFLRIEVVCPMLISLENYYWRYTSASELVNMILSFVESKAHALFKCPEFLHLSESMVQMIMCRELQTPEIRKFEAMLAWAQHKVAKLKNHPNKDTQFEFECIMERLTRDLNLCRISPSELLTVVLPSKSMKNERIMETLMVQVNLGTYRMPELDAYRQQLRQQESAEATVQVHRGG; translated from the exons ATGAGTTCTGTGAGGAGTATCCACACAATCTGATGCCCACGCCGGGCTACTGGATCGAGTGCTCCAGGCAGAAGATCACGATGCCCACTCCCCATACCATCTGGGATGAGAGCGATTCGGAGCACGAGGACATCCGGGCAGGCAGTGCCAGTGATGCCTATTTGGAGAGAGAGTGCAGTGATCTCTACGAGGATGACGAGGACTCGGAGGCCACACCAAG TCCCCGAAAAAAGACAACCATTGAGGAGCAGTGGGACCAGCAGGGAGCCTTTGAACTGATCTCCGTGGAACAGGAGACGTACGAAAAGTATTTCTATGGCACCGAACACTGGAACTACTTTACCAGCGACGAGGACCTGGGTCCTGTCATCCTCTCCATTAAACAGGAGACCCTCAATGGGCGTGACCAGTTCCGTATTCTGGTTAGAGCGGGATCCTATACCGTACATGGACTGATACCGGCGTCATGTGTGTTTGCCGATAG ATATAATCGCGAAGAGGTAGTTAGGTCTTTAGGTAAAGAAGTTAATTTAAATCCACCTTTAACGTTAGGACAATTGCCCGATACGCCGGaggaattattaaaattagatcag GTTTTTATAAAATCAGAATTAAAAGTCGGCGTTATATTTGTCAAAGAGGATCAGTATACTGAAGAGCAAATTCTGGACAATAATGAAAACTCACCGCTCTTCGACGAGTTCCTCACTTTGCTGGGCGATCGAGTACGCCTGCGCGGCTTTGACAAATACAAAGGTGGCCTTGATACAGTTCACGACCTAACAG GTCTCTTCTCCGTCTATACAAATTGGCGTAACATCGAGATCATGTTCCATGTATCCACATTGCTACCCTATGAGAAGCACGATCCCCAAAAGTTGCAAAGGAAACGCCACATCGGCAATGAtattgtgtgtgtggtgtTCTTGGAGGCGGATAATACTAGATTCAGTCCAGCCTGTATCAAAAGTCATTTCCTGCACACTTTTATATTG gTTCGTGTCTCGGCTCGAATAAAACATAAGCCCACCCGGTATGAGGTTTCTGTGGTGACGAGAGACGAAGTGGGTGCCTacaagccatatctttgggaGCAGTCGGTATTCGAGAAGGGACCCATGTTCCG GGAATGGCTGCTGACGAAGATTGTGAATGGAGAGAGGGCCTCGTATTCGGCACCGAAATTCGCCAGGATGCAGGAAAGGACTCGGTCACAGATGCTGGAGGATCTGGTGATGAATCTATCGAATCATGCCGAAACTGGACAAATACCGAAGCCATATCGTCGCGGAAGTTGGCGGCCCATCG gcCACATGCGACCCTCATCGCCCTTACTGGACTCTGTAAGAGATCAGTTCGAGGACTACGACCAGCTGGCCAAGGACTTTACCCGCGTATTCCTGAACGAAGAACCATCGTGCCTGACCAATGCCCACCTCTTCGACGTGGTCTTCCTGGTGGGTCAGTCCAAGCAGAAGGCGCGTTTCATTGGAGTTCGGGCGATACTGGGAGTGCGAAGTAGAGTTTTTCAG GAAATGCTGTATGGTATCCAGACTGGATTTGGATCGCCGCAGATACCCGTAGCTGAGATCTTCGCCCGGCCAGCACCGTCACTAGTATCGCCCCAAAACCAGAAGCCGAAGAGCAACAACTATCTGACCGTACCGGACTCGGACTCCATCCGGCCGAAGAGTGTACCATCGTCGCCGATGGTGAAGCGGGCCTTCTCCCGGCTGGGTACCATTACGGCCGGATGGGGCCGATCCATACGGAACAAGAATACCAATCAATTGAATCCGGATGATAAAAAGAAGTGGATATCGTCGACAGATTGTTCGA ACAGGGACAGCAAGGACAAGGACAAGGATAAGCCGGGTAACAATCAGTTGGCGGTGCCACGCCTCTCCGTCTGCGCCGACGCCCAGAAGGTGGACCGGGCCAAGTTGGCCCAAACGGAGTTCAACATTATTGAATTCGATCCGGACACGTTTCGAGTGCTTTTGAATTATCTGCATACTGGGACTTGCCCCTTGACTTGTGTTTCCATACCAG GCCTTCTGTGCGCCGCCGAGCACTATGACCTGCCGGAGCTGCTGCAGGCCTGCTTCCATCACTGCAAGCAGTTCCTCCGGATCGAGGTGGTCTGCCCGATGCTCATCTCGCTGGAGAACTACTACTGGCGATACACATCCGCCTCCGAGCTGGTCAACATGATACTGTCCTTCGTGGAGAGCAAGGCCCATGCCCTGTTCAAGTGCCCGGAATTCCTACACCTCTCCGAGTCGATGGTCCAGATGATCATGTGCCGGGAACTCCAAACGCCCGAGATACGCAAGTTCGAAGCGATGCTGGCGTGGGCCCAGCACAAGGTGGCCAAGCTGAAGAATCACCCCAACAAGGATACCCAGTTCGAGTTCGAGTGCATCATGGAGAGGCTGACGAGGGACTTGAACCTGTGCCGGATATCGCCAAGTGAACTGCTCACCGTGGTCCTGCCCTCCAAGTCGATGAAGAACGAGAGGATCATGGAGACGCTGATGGTGCAGGTGAATCTCGGCACCTATCGAATGCCCGAGCTGGATGCGTACCGTCAGCAGTTGCGCCAGCAGGAGTCCGCCGAGGCCACCGTCCAGGTCCACCGGGGTGGATGA
- the LOC138925756 gene encoding uncharacterized protein — MFKYLTKSEIPPVTGGSSNAMVFKLCRSFRTPLVCFLSGFCLFLFTRLGQPNSGPLPAAKRFHPRGQVTDVEDLEVLDYHGDKEQDIQDFLKANEDPFWVKREECAPYPLFENINFRHPHFQETRGGNLTYYIYGAYYDRRPRIPEIVVLAMISTVTGPYPTTYCQMWFEGESQAEISELHDTKLGWYREWGNREYLAYPTLLTFQVNSRRIPQLVAIVFDDRCNVAQNAVKVVQPPTSQDEERMRSDGKLRTGICVKYLSFPDEDISPRIVEWMEMMKILGAVRVTAYDIGGLHANTSRTLAKYTNDGYLDYRPYQLLNVRKEDELLGMRLNEVLLYNDCLYRNMYDFDYIAVMDVDEVPMPLGNCTNWPDLLRELVTRDVNCSSRSSYCFNNVYYPKELPADPKIPQDFPMLSHLTRVAKHLDPWLAAKCLHNTGSVTLLHNHFPLAWYDACAPDSVPLELGQLQHYRTVEDKNTLKEPPPQRDDNIRRFSHQLIRNSRKVHRQLGW; from the exons ATGTTTAAGTATTTGACAAAGTCAGAGATACCTCCAGTGACCGGTGGCAGTTCAAACGCAATGGTCTTCAAGCTCTGCCGAAGTTTTAGGACGCCTCTGGTCTGTTTCTTGAGCGGATTCTGTCTCTTCCTATTCACTCGCCTGGGCCAGCCCAACTCAGGACCCCTGCCCGCCGCCAAGAGATTTCATCCAAGAGGACAGGTTACAG ACGTTGAGGACCTTGAAGTGTTGGACTATCACGGAGATAAAGAACAAGATATACAGGACTTTCTGAAAGCCAACGAGGACCCATTTTGGGTGAAAAGGGAGGAGTGTGCCCCGTATCCTCTATTCGAAAATATCAACTTCCGGCATCCACACTTCCAAGAAACCAGAGGCGGCAACCTGACATACTACATTTATGGAGCGTACTACGATCGCAGGCCCCGGATACCAGAGATAGTGGTCCTGGCCATGATCAGTACAGTGACAGGACCCTATCCCACCACCTACTGTCAGATGTGGTTCGAGGGCGAGTCCCAGGCGGAGATATCGGAGCTGCACGACACCAAGCTGGGATGGTACCGGGAATGGGGCAACAGGGAGTACCTGGCCTATCCCACGCTGCTCACCTTCCAGGTGAACTCGCGCCGGATTCCCCAGCTGGTGGCCATCGTGTTCGACGATCGCTGCAATGTGGCCCAGAATGCGGTGAAGGTGGTCCAGCCGCCGACCAGCCAGGACGAGGAACGGATGCGATCGGACGGCAAGCTGAGAACTGGAATTTGTGTCAAGTATCTGAGCTTTCCCGATGAGGACATATCCCCGCGAATTGTGGAGTGGATGGAAATGATGAAGATCCTGGGAGCTGTCCGGGTAACGGCCTATGACATTGGGGGGCTGCATGCAAACACCTCAAGGACCTTGGCGAAGTACACGAACGACGGCTACCTGGACTACAGGCCGTACCAGCTGCTCAACGTGAGGAAGGAGGACGAGCTGCTGGGCATGCGCCTCAACGAGGTTCTACTGTACAACGACTGTCTGTACAGGAACATGTACGACTTCGACTACATAGCCGTGATGGATGTGGACGAGGTGCCGATGCCCCTCGGCAACTGCACCAATTGGCCCGATCTGCTCCGGGAACTGGTTACCCGCGACGTGAACTGCTCCTCGCGAAGCAGCTATTGCTTTAATAACGTCTACTATCCGAAGGAATTGCCGGCGGATCCCAAAATACCGCAGGACTTTCCGATGTTGTCGCATTTGACGCGAGTGGCCAAGCATTTGGATCCCTGGCTTGCGGCGAAATGTTTACACAATACCGGCTCGGTGACACTGTTGCACAATCACTTTCCACTCGCCTGGTATGACGCCTGTGCCCCCGATTCCGTGCCCCTAGAGCTGGGCCAGTTGCAGCATTATCGGACGGTGGAGGACAAGAATACGCTGAAGGAGCCGCCACCGCAAAGGGATGACAATATCCGGCGATTCAGCCATCAGCTCATCCGTAATTCGCGGAAAGTCCATCGCCAATTGGGCTGGTAG